A region of the Lycium barbarum isolate Lr01 chromosome 1, ASM1917538v2, whole genome shotgun sequence genome:
CGGTTATCTACTGAAGTAAACTGTATCTATGTCCGTCTCCTATAAATGTCACTAGTAGGCATCGAGCTAGCTTTTAGCTTATATGGCGCTTAGGCTTAACTCATCAAACAAGTGCGCCAGGCATCCTGGAGTAAGAATCTACAAAATCTGACAGCAGGTAAAACATATAACACAAACTTTTGCTCataaaagaggaaaaagaaaaaagaagaaggaagaagaacTCAGTACCAGTTTctcaaaaaagaagaaggaagaagaacTACAACATCAACAACTTTGAGCTAACACTTCATTTCTTGTATCCTTTCTGTCACCAAATAATATGAAAGCGACATACGAAAAATGGATAAAGAAAATGGTTCCAAGTTTGACACCCAAAGGGTGAAAGGGAGGAAAACCATTAAGAAGAGACCACACTTTTACACCACGATTGAGAGAACTTGAGAATGTGGATACCGTATTTAACATCATTTGCTGCATCAACAACCAGCCAATGAGGTTAAACAACGTGAATCATTAAAAAACCACAAACTGCCCCTTATCCGAACTTTACTTGAATAACTATTATTTTGCACTTTAAAACTTACTGCCATTAGTCAGCTAACAATGTATAGGCAAACAGATCCTGAACAAAAGAAGCTCTTCCAGTAGCCCGTCTTATCCGTTTTTCTCGTTCCTCAGAACTTAGTGAAGGGTCAAAACTGCAGGAAAACAAGAGGCAAAGAGGGGTTTGGCAGAAGCCAGATAATTTAGATTTTGATCAAGAATCAACACTGAATTCAACAACCATACAGCAGGTATTGCTTTTGCCATACAAATAAAAGCAAATAATGATATTTCACTGCTTCAACAGTCTAGGACCCTTCATTTAATTTCCATCACTAATGTGccgtttggacatgtaatttcaAGTTTTGATTTCAAATCTGTGTTTGTTTATCACGTTTTGaataaaacttcaacttcaacttgaaattatgatttcaaatcccaaattcacCTCAACAGCagaatttcaacttcaaatttgtGACTTcaaattttctaaaatttaaatcTTCGTCCTTAATTTTAGATTTTGCGAAGAAAGACCCATCTTTGTTACAAAGGTAATTCCAACTCCTACTTTTCCAACCCACTTTTCCCCTTCCATAAAACACATCCAAAAATCAGTTGGTGCTACTGCAAGGAatacttaattaatcattaatttaGGTAGGTTCGCTCGTTTGGTAAGGTTGTATAAAAGTTGGGGAAAGTTAGACAGTTCTTAAAAATTGGGGTTTCAAAATTTTGTTTGCGAAACTTATGACGAACCAcattttcaacttcaaatcaacctTCACGCAAATCaataatttcaaatcatgatttcaagttcatgtccaaacgcctactaaatgtACTCAACAAGAGCTAAATAGGAATGAACAGCAACAAAAAacaacccagtgtaatcccacaagcggggtgtggggagggtagagtgtacagaccttacccttaccttgtgaaggtagggaggctgttgaAGAGCTAAATAGGAATGCAAGAGCTAAAATGATAAATTGCAGATTTTCACTAGCACAAAAGAAAAGGAACTCGTCTCACTACCTTAACTTCCATATTTGTTGTGATGTCGCATTTTTTGTAGTACTGTCGTCAATGCAGGACATAACCGATTTTGAAATGTCCTCTGCTTCGGATGAGGGGAAGTTCAAACCAAGAGAAGAAAGGAACGGATCAATGGCTGCAGCAGATGAAGTAGCACTACTTGATCGAGAAGCACCTGCAAGAAGCACCTGCAAGTGAGCTTCTCGAAGATCTTTACCTAGTAGAGAGAGTGCCTGACTGCTCGGAATTGCAACTTTTCGTAGTCTACGCCGTCGCTGTACGTAATTTTGAGTTAAAGAAATCTTGAATAGGATTTTGGTTTGGTGTTGTGTCAAATAGTTTCCAAGTGTGGGATAATTACAACTTTGGACCGCTCAAAAGAATAATAGCCaacaaatgtataggttttgtatcttaaatataaatatacatataatatacatattgtatacacAAAATGTACATAATTACTGTTTAAGTTTTGTAAATGTTGGCTAGAGCCTGTAATTTTCTTCCAATGGGTCAAAAATGAAACAAGCCCTTCTTTTAACAACCGGCTATCATCTCAAGTAATGACATTTCAAAAGGATATCTTGAGCAAGTGTCCATGTTGCAGCGTGATATGACTTAACAAGTCGCTGACAACTTTAACGGAACAAATTGGACAGACCTGCAATGGAAGGTGAATATAATAGCTAAATACTTTATGTAGCATGTGGGGGTAATTAGAAGAGAAGGAACAAATACATGGTAAAATTCACGACCTTGGCAACCATAAGATGCTACGACCCTTATTCTACACTAACAAGGATACAAGAATAGGAAAGATAACTTCATCAATCATTCCAATCAAGAAAGTGACCAGACAATGAAATGGGCTATGAGTTTTACTCTCTATGGTCACTTAGAGGCAGCAAAAACTGAAATAAAACAGAACAAGTCAAAACTAATTTTCTACACTAACCTTTACTACAACAACCTCAAAGTTCCTTCTTTTTATCCCCAAGAAGAAAATGAGATCAAAATGTTCAACAAGAACACTCAAATATCGAAACTTTTCAAGTAACATATATTAAATCAACATTGTACTAAACAAGGAACGATACATATCAGTGCAAAACAGAGAAAAAGcaagacatgtatatatacacacacacgcgcacaaaaaaaaaaaaaaaaaaaaaaaaaaaaaaaaaaaaacttctgcAAAAACTCACAGTAGCTTTCGACTCGCAAGAGTGTTCATCTTCAATATGAGAGCACAGAGAGGCAATATCAAAGTCCTCGTAACAGTACGGGCACGGAAAATCTGGCCGGGCCTCCTCTTCAACCTCAAAATCATCGATGCTCAGCCGATCTACTCTAACCAAAAACATCCACACAAGAAAAAAAGATAAGTTTTTAGAAACCAGAAAATAAGTAGCATTTATTCATCAAACTAAACATAATGTAACCAACAACAACGTACCCAGTgagtcccacaatgtggggtctggggagggtagattgtacgcagaccttacccctaccataggtagggaggctgtttccggaagaccctcggctcaagaaaaagcatatgAAAGGTTAGATAAGGGTaaacaattcaaagcaattatgaaaatgaaaacaacgaaAGTGAATAAGCCATGATAAACCATTCTGTGCAAACAGATACTCGCACAAATCGAGGGGCAAGAAACTAAAGATCAATGCAACTACTcgcaagaaaggataaacgcgactacctactagccttctaccctaatctgagtcctccataccctcctatctaaggtcatgtcctcggtaagctgaagatgcgccatgtcctatctaatcacctctccccaatacttcttcggcctacctctacctcttctgaaaccatccatagccagcctctcgcacctccgcactgggcatttgtgtctctccgcatcacatgcccaaaccatctcagcctcgcttcccgtatcttgtcctccaccgaggcTACTCCTACCTTATCTCGgataacttcattcctaatcctatcgctcctcgtgttcccacacatccatcgcaccATTCTCATTTTCGccactttcatcttttgaacgtgagacttcttgactggccaacattccgccccatacaacatagtcggcctaaccaccactttgtagaacttacctttgagttttggtggcaccttctcgtcgcacaacactccggaggcaagcctccattttatccaccctgcaccaatacggtgtgtgacgtcatcatcaatctccccattttcttgtataatagacccaagatacttgaaactatctatcttctgtatgacctgggtgccaagcttcacttccacgtcagcctcatgcactatatcactgaacttgcactccaagtactctgtcttggtcctactcaacttgaaccctttagactctagagtttgtctccaaacctccagcttagcattaactccgctgcgagtctcgtcaatcaggagtATGTCATtcgcgaataacatacaccatggcacctcaccttgaatttgccgcgttaatccatccatcaccaaggaaaataaaaatgggctaagagctgatccctgatgcaaccccatcataactgggaagtgctccaagtctcctcctatagtccttaccctggtcttggccccatcatacatgtccttaatcgccctactgtacgccacaggtacacctctagcctccaagcatctccatagaacctctctcggcactttgtcgtatgccttttctagatCGATGAACACCATGTGTAAgtctctcttcctctccctatactgctccaccagtctccgtacaagatgaatagcttaTGTGGTAGAGCGCcctggcatgaatccgaactggttctctgaaatggacACGTCTCTCcgcaccctcatctccaccaccctttctcacactttcatagtgtggcttagcagcttgatccctctgtagttgttgcaactttgactgtcgcccttgttcttgtacaatggaatcattgtactgcatcgccaTTCTTCGGGTATCTTAGccatcttaaagatgacattaaataaccctgcctgcagtcttccaaaattccctAGGAATCTCGTCGGGCCCGATCGCTCTCCCTCTactcatcctacgaacaacacccttaacttcctcaaactttatactcctacaatatccaaaatcacgacacctctcggagtactccaaatctcccaactcaatgtctctgtccccttcgtcATTCAAGAGTTTCTGTATGCTTGCCATCTCTGTCTAGAAAAAGATTTTCACAACCAACCCAATTTAAGCTAAAGAAGAAACTTTCCAAGAAAAAATTAGCATTCATTTCACCAAGATcaataaaaaaataatcaaacAAAAGAAATATCAaagctgaaaaaaaaaaaattcacaaccAACCCAATTAAGAGCTAAATCTTTATAACCaaaaaacatgcaaaagaacAAACTTTTCAAGAAAACATTAGCATTCATTCACTCAGATCATTCAAAAAGTAAAAACCCAAAAATATAAAACTAAAAATATTAACAACCATCTGAGAGCTAATCTATCATCACCCAAACAATGCAAAAATTAACATAAAATTTACAATTATTAATCCAAATTAACAAAAAGTTATCAAACAATAGAAATATCaaagctggaaaaaaaaaatcacaaccaCCCCAATTAAGAGCTAAATCATTATAACAAAAAACATGTAAAAGAACAAACTTTTCAAGAAAATATTAGCATTCATTCACTCAGATCAATCAAAAAGTTAAAacctaaaaatataaaattaacaaCCAACTGATAGCTAATCTATTATTAcccaaacaatgtaaaaaaacaATAATATAAAATTATCAATTATTCACCTaaattaaacaaaacaaaaaaaaaaattacaaaccGAATTGAGAATTGTGATGCTGTAAATTAAAATGCCTTTTTGCAGTGGAGATGTGATTATTCCAGAAATCAGAATCCATATAGATAAATATAACGAGGTTAAAAATAGAAGTGGATAAAGCTGAAAATGAGAAATGATTTAAGGATAAATGAACAATGAGAGAATAGTTATATTTAaatatttcttgattttgatgTGTTCGCTGtggatataatattttttttaaagaaaaaattcttgtaatttattttaaaatttcttGATTGTTGAAAGAGAACTGTGTTTTGACTttctgttttttttctttttagtgcGGTTCAGataagattaattttttttattattattatactcCTCTATTTAATTTATTTGTCTGATTTTGATTAGCtacgaaatttaagaaaattaaaaaaaaaaaaattgtggtctTATATTAAAGATATATGCAATATATTGAAATGCTCTTTAATCTTGAATCTTGTGATAACATGCTATGTGAAAAGTTTAAATTAAAGAATTgtcaaaaaaaaatctttttaaaactaactaaaaagaaaagtaagacaaacaaaatAAAGAAATTAAGTTAATATATCAGGGAAAGAATTGTTATGGCTGTAGATGAGAATAGTACATGCAAATTGCAATGAAAGATCTCTAATTTAATGGGTTACAGAGTATAAAATTGTAATTGTCTCGGCACTTTCCAAATTTATTCACCTAAATCAAAATACCATCCCCCCACAAAgccccgcaaaaaaaaaaaagagttcgtcatgaagaaaattatttttaaattttgcatgtttggttggtcaaaaaaTTTTCTAGAGAAAAATAAGTACCTTGaaga
Encoded here:
- the LOC132631433 gene encoding protein DEHYDRATION-INDUCED 19 homolog 4-like isoform X2 encodes the protein MVGVRSAYNLPSPDPTLWDSLDRLSIDDFEVEEEARPDFPCPYCYEDFDIASLCSHIEDEHSCESKATVCPICSVKVVSDLLSHITLQHGHLLKVQRRRRLRKVAIPSSQALSLLGKDLREAHLQVLLAGASRSSSATSSAAAIDPFLSSLGLNFPSSEAEDISKSVMSCIDDSTTKNATSQQIWKLSFDPSLSSEEREKRIRRATGRASFVQDLFAYTLLAD
- the LOC132631433 gene encoding protein DEHYDRATION-INDUCED 19 homolog 4-like isoform X1; the protein is MDSDFWNNHISTAKRHFNLQHHNSQFDRLSIDDFEVEEEARPDFPCPYCYEDFDIASLCSHIEDEHSCESKATVCPICSVKVVSDLLSHITLQHGHLLKVQRRRRLRKVAIPSSQALSLLGKDLREAHLQVLLAGASRSSSATSSAAAIDPFLSSLGLNFPSSEAEDISKSVMSCIDDSTTKNATSQQIWKLSFDPSLSSEEREKRIRRATGRASFVQDLFAYTLLAD
- the LOC132631433 gene encoding protein DEHYDRATION-INDUCED 19 homolog 4-like isoform X3, whose protein sequence is MDSDFWNNHISTAKRHFNLQHHNSQFDRLSIDDFEVEEEARPDFPCPYCYEDFDIASLCSHIEDEHSCESKATVCPICSVKVVSDLLSHITLQHGHLLKVQRRRRLRKVAIPSSQALSLLEDISKSVMSCIDDSTTKNATSQQIWKLSFDPSLSSEEREKRIRRATGRASFVQDLFAYTLLAD